The window AAGGCCCGCGCGGTGGCGGAGGTCCGCGGTGGTCTCAGGCGTGATCTGGGACTGGCGCCCGCGTCCGCCGCGAGCACAACTTACGCATCCCATAAAAGGGGAATTTCAATTTACGACGGCAATTCCGGCAAAACACCTGTATTCACGACAGAAATGTCCCCTTCGAAAATCCCCGGTAATTCGAATTACCCCTCGAAAACTGAAAAGGCCGCCTGATGCAAGGCCCCGACGCGCCACAGTTTGATCGGCAGAGCCAGATGCCGATCTTCACCGAGAACGATCTAGTCCGCATGATCCATGCGGACACCCCGTTACGTCTCGACGATGCAGTTAAGTTCGGCTTTCCACACGGTGGCATGACCGTCTCAGGTCTCCGCCGCGAGATCGCCCGTGGTCGCTTGACCGCAGAGCTGATCGCCGGAAAATTGTTCACGACCCTCAGAGCTATCCAACAGATGCGAGAGCTATGCCGCGTACAAGCAAAGGACCACGACTCTGGAAACGCCCATCCCGTCGGAAAGACGGCAAGCTCATCGCGTCAGCGGTCTGGATCATCAAGGACGGTGGCAAGCATATCGCCACGGGATGCGTTGCAAGCCCAGGTGACACAGCTCCGCCAAAAGAAGCGCAGCAGGCGCTGAGCGAGTACATCGCGACCAAGTACCGGCCGGAACGCCGTCACCGCGACATCGAGGATATCGATTGCGCCGACGTGCTGGCGATCTACCTTGCCGATCGCGGCGAGGCGGTCAGCGAGAACGATGATCTGGCAGCCCGGATCGAACGCCTCAACCAGTTTTGGGGCGGGAAGATGCTCGCCGACGTCAACTCAAGTTCCTGCGCTGCTTACGTGCAGCATCGTGGCAGAGCCGGTGGTGCACGCCGTGACCTGGAGGCCTTTCGAGCGGCGATCAATCACCACGCCAAGGAAGGCCTTCATCGTGGCGTAGTACGGGTGAGCTTGCCTTCAAAGGGTGAGCGCCGTGACCGCTGGCTGGAGCGCCAGGAGGCTGCCGCGCTGATCTGGCACTGTTGGCGATACCGAGAAAAGCAGACGGTTCACGCCGGACAGAACAAGGGTTCGCTGGTCCACACTGACCGCAGGCCGCTACGCCACATAGCCAGGTTCATCCTGATCGGCCTCTACACAGGCACGCGGGCCGGCGCCATCGCCACGGCCTCTCCGGACCGAGAGGAAGGCATGTCGTTCGTCGACCTGGAGCGCGGGATCTTCTATCGCAAGGCTATTGGCAAGAAGGCGACGAAGAAGCGCCAGACGCCAGCGCCGATCCCGCCCCGACTGTTGGCCCACATGCGCCGCTGGAAGCGCCGACAGCTCATCGCCAAGTGCTTCGTCGAGTATAACGGGAAGCCGATCAGCTCCGTCAAGAAGGGGTTCGCGAGCGCCGTGCGCCTCGCCGGACTGCCAGGGAAGGTCAGCCCTCACACCCTCCGCCACACGGCTGCAACATGGCTGATGCAGCGCGGAGCCGCCCTCTGGGAAGCTGCTGGGTTCTTAGGGATGTCCGTCGAGGTTTTGCAGGAGAACTACGGGCATCATCATCCCGACTACATGCAGGGAGCAGCGACCGCGATCACAGCTAAAGCCCGGACCATTCCGGTGGTTGAAACGGTGGTCAGCCTTGAAAGCATCCGGGAAAGAAGGCAAAAAGCCTAATGAAATCTTGGTCGGAGTGGCAGGATTCGAACCTGCGACCCCTGCGTCCCGAACGCAGTGAGCATCTTCTAAGTTATTGATCTTTCTCGCTGTGGCAGTCGCACCAGTCCCGTTCTGTTCACGGTCGTTTCACCCAATTCATTGCGATTTCGTTGCGGCATTCATGGACGCGAACGAGAGGTGCTGAGGACGTTGGAGGCGGATGCGGGGCTGGGACGACTAAGATCTTCGTCGCCGGTGGAGGGCTGTTTCCAAATGCCTGTTTCCGAGTGAACAACGGGAAGCCGGCCGCAGAATCTTGATCTCACTGGGAACGTCTGGTCTGAACTAACGCCAGCATGACGGAGAACACCTTGATCTAGCGCAACGAATGCAAGCACTCTGCATCGCCGATGCGTTGCGGCAACGACGTAGAAATGGATGGGAACGTTCAAAAGTGGATCGGCGATGAAACACACGATCCTATGGACCTCGCGGCATGCCGTGCATGGTGAAAGTGCCGCTGCACACTCGCTCGTCGAGTTGGACGGAAGGCCGAACATCAAGGTGCCCCTCAGTCTAGACGATCCGGATCCAACGGCCTCCTTCACGTCCGCCGATGGATGCCACCGCAGCAGTCGTTCTGAATCTCATTCCGTCCGTAGTGGCTGTGCCTCCCGGCTTTTTTCGATCTGCCGGCACTGACACCCTATCAAACGCCCCTAACGAGGTGACCTTTGGCCCGCGTGCCCAGCGGCCCCGTCCAACTCGTGCGTCGTCATGGCGGCGCCAGCGACCCGCCTACTGCTTCGTCCCGGGGTTCTGTTCCATCAGCCTTGACCAGTGCGTTCCATCGAACTGCAGAAGCTGCAGCCTTTCGAATATTCGATAGTTCGCGGGCGACGTGTTCGCCGTGATACCAGGCAACAGCATCGGCACCCTTACATCGCTGAGGTTGGAAGCGATCCGAATGAGATTCTCGCGCGACAGATCGTCGCCTGCGGTCGACAGAACATGCGTGAGCAAGCCGGCAGAAACATAGGCAAGAACATTGAGATCATCGGTCGGATCGCCACCCGGGTAGTATTTCCTGATCCAGGCGAGATAGTCCTTGTATTCGGGGTCGTCCGCCCACGCCGGATCGGACGGCGTTTTCACAAATCCCGTCGAGATCAGGCCTGCGAGTTCGCCGGGACTTCCACCTGGCGAAAGCACCTTCGGCGACGAGACAGCGTAGGGCAAGAACTGGATCGGCTTCCAGCCGAGTTCGCGCACGCGCTGAATCGCTTGAGCGGTGAACTTTCCAAGGCTGAAGTTCATGAGAATGTCGGCGTTCGAGGCTCGTAGCGTTACGATCTGCGACGAAATCATCGGCTCAGTGACCTCGTACGCCGCTTGCGCAACAATCATCTTGTCGGCCACGTCGCCCAATGCGGCCTTGAACGCCGAGACATAGGTACGGCCGTAGTCGTCATTCTGGAAAAGGATCGCAATCCTGGCGTTTGGCAGCCGCTGCAAAATGTGCCTGGCGAAAACCGCGGCCTCTACCCCGTAGTTCGGCACGCCGGGTACCGTGTAGGGATAGGTCTTCGGATCGCTGAAGGTATCCGCCCCCGTGGCCAGGAACAGTTGCGGCACGCGCTTGGCGTTCAAATACCGTTGCGTAGCCCGATTTGTCGCAG is drawn from Bradyrhizobium diazoefficiens and contains these coding sequences:
- a CDS encoding ABC transporter substrate-binding protein translates to MFGKTVGAALLWVFAATGAHAAEQPAKGEIVVGQTMPYSGPVSSGGTVGKAHAAYFDMINERGGINGRKVRLLSLDDAFSPPKTVEQTRRLIEQDEALLIFGSLGTATNRATQRYLNAKRVPQLFLATGADTFSDPKTYPYTVPGVPNYGVEAAVFARHILQRLPNARIAILFQNDDYGRTYVSAFKAALGDVADKMIVAQAAYEVTEPMISSQIVTLRASNADILMNFSLGKFTAQAIQRVRELGWKPIQFLPYAVSSPKVLSPGGSPGELAGLISTGFVKTPSDPAWADDPEYKDYLAWIRKYYPGGDPTDDLNVLAYVSAGLLTHVLSTAGDDLSRENLIRIASNLSDVRVPMLLPGITANTSPANYRIFERLQLLQFDGTHWSRLMEQNPGTKQ
- a CDS encoding site-specific integrase; amino-acid sequence: MPRTSKGPRLWKRPSRRKDGKLIASAVWIIKDGGKHIATGCVASPGDTAPPKEAQQALSEYIATKYRPERRHRDIEDIDCADVLAIYLADRGEAVSENDDLAARIERLNQFWGGKMLADVNSSSCAAYVQHRGRAGGARRDLEAFRAAINHHAKEGLHRGVVRVSLPSKGERRDRWLERQEAAALIWHCWRYREKQTVHAGQNKGSLVHTDRRPLRHIARFILIGLYTGTRAGAIATASPDREEGMSFVDLERGIFYRKAIGKKATKKRQTPAPIPPRLLAHMRRWKRRQLIAKCFVEYNGKPISSVKKGFASAVRLAGLPGKVSPHTLRHTAATWLMQRGAALWEAAGFLGMSVEVLQENYGHHHPDYMQGAATAITAKARTIPVVETVVSLESIRERRQKA